From Dehalococcoidales bacterium, a single genomic window includes:
- the purL gene encoding phosphoribosylformylglycinamidine synthase subunit PurL has protein sequence MYRIEVSVKEGFADPRSEGLQKDILDLGVKTVKRVRVSSIYLLEGKLTAKELETICRELLADPIVEDYAVEDVPAPPGTRLVEVAYNPGVMDPVEESVKKGIRDLGIAAVTAVRTAKKYLFWGDFDDATLQSVSDKLLVNSIVQHVVAHKEAVALPSATYKFNLQKIDIAAMNDAALMELSKNRFWLNIEEMRIIRDYFKKLGQKPTDVELETIAQTWSEHCIHKTFKAKITLGKKAIDNLMKSTLMKATREMDKPWCLSVFKDNAGVIDFDGRYAVCFKVETHNHPSAVEPYGGAATGIGGVIRDPLGTGLGAFPVLNTDVFCFGPPDLPHADLPRGVLHPRRLFKGVRSGVADYGNRMGIPTSNGAICFDRRYVGNPLVYCGTVGIMPVNMSQKGMQKPGDLVVVVGGKTGRDGIHGVTFASGDLDKESETLSQSSVQIGNAIVEKKALDAIIQARDLGLYRRITDCGGGGLSSAVGEMAEETGVKVNLEKVPLKYAGLSYTEIWVSESQERMLLAVPPDKLEQLMAIMRKEDAEATVIGEFTDNKRLQLYYDGNLVCDLDMAFLHGGLPQLERDALWQPVERPEPDFPAPLDLKDDLKQILGSWNVCSKEWVIRQYDHEVQGTSVLKPLVGVTNDGPGDAAIIKPLADSPKGIVVSNGINPKYGDIDTYWMAASAIDEALRQVIAVGGTLDELALLDNFCWGNPEKPDRLGALVRAAQACYDIGTVYGTPFISGKDSLYNEYDTGAGTICIPHTLLISAMGVMEDVSKAVTMDCKNAGDLIYIVGATYNELGGSHYYAAHGFIGNSVPKVDAAKGKILMNALSGAMQHGLVKACHDLSEGGLGVAAAEMAFAGGLGMALKLKDVPLGETVARDDYLLFSESNTRFLVEVAPKDKKDFESALSGVACAEIGRVMKDKKLEITGRKGKIILTADIAELKEAWQKPLRW, from the coding sequence GTGTATCGCATTGAGGTATCGGTCAAAGAAGGGTTTGCCGACCCCCGTTCTGAAGGACTGCAAAAAGACATTCTGGACCTCGGCGTCAAAACGGTCAAACGCGTCCGCGTCAGCAGCATCTATCTCCTGGAAGGCAAGCTGACCGCCAAAGAGCTGGAGACTATCTGCCGGGAGCTTCTCGCCGACCCCATTGTGGAGGACTACGCTGTCGAGGATGTCCCCGCCCCGCCCGGCACCCGCCTGGTGGAGGTGGCCTATAACCCCGGCGTCATGGACCCCGTGGAAGAGAGCGTGAAAAAGGGCATCCGCGACCTCGGTATTGCCGCCGTCACCGCCGTACGCACCGCCAAAAAGTACCTCTTCTGGGGCGATTTTGACGATGCCACCTTGCAGTCGGTTTCTGATAAGCTGCTGGTCAACAGCATCGTCCAGCACGTCGTCGCCCATAAAGAGGCGGTGGCGCTGCCCTCGGCCACCTATAAATTCAACCTGCAAAAGATAGACATCGCCGCCATGAACGATGCCGCTTTGATGGAATTAAGCAAGAACCGTTTCTGGCTGAACATCGAGGAGATGCGCATCATCCGGGACTATTTTAAAAAGCTGGGCCAAAAACCCACCGATGTAGAGCTGGAGACCATCGCCCAGACCTGGTCGGAGCACTGCATCCACAAGACCTTCAAGGCCAAAATCACCCTCGGCAAAAAAGCCATTGATAACCTGATGAAAAGCACCCTGATGAAAGCCACCCGGGAGATGGACAAGCCCTGGTGCCTTTCCGTTTTCAAGGACAACGCCGGCGTTATCGACTTCGATGGCCGGTACGCCGTCTGCTTTAAGGTGGAGACGCACAACCACCCCTCCGCCGTGGAGCCTTACGGCGGGGCGGCCACCGGCATCGGCGGCGTCATCCGCGACCCCCTCGGCACCGGGCTGGGCGCTTTCCCCGTTTTGAATACGGATGTCTTCTGCTTCGGCCCGCCGGATTTGCCCCACGCGGACCTGCCCCGGGGCGTTCTCCATCCCCGCCGCCTCTTCAAGGGCGTGCGCTCCGGCGTGGCCGATTACGGCAACCGCATGGGCATTCCCACCTCCAACGGCGCCATCTGCTTTGACCGGCGTTACGTAGGCAACCCGCTGGTCTATTGCGGCACCGTGGGCATCATGCCGGTTAATATGAGCCAGAAAGGTATGCAAAAGCCCGGCGATTTGGTGGTGGTGGTGGGCGGCAAGACCGGGCGGGACGGCATTCACGGCGTCACCTTTGCCTCCGGTGACCTGGATAAGGAGTCGGAAACGCTCTCCCAGAGCTCGGTGCAAATCGGTAACGCCATCGTGGAAAAGAAAGCTCTGGACGCTATTATCCAGGCGCGCGACCTCGGTCTGTACCGCCGTATCACGGACTGCGGCGGCGGCGGGCTTTCCTCGGCGGTGGGGGAAATGGCGGAGGAGACCGGCGTTAAAGTGAATCTGGAAAAAGTGCCCCTGAAATACGCGGGGCTTTCTTATACGGAAATTTGGGTATCGGAGTCCCAGGAGCGCATGCTGCTGGCCGTGCCGCCGGACAAGCTGGAACAGCTCATGGCCATCATGCGCAAAGAGGACGCGGAGGCCACCGTCATCGGCGAGTTCACGGATAATAAGCGACTCCAGCTTTATTACGACGGCAATCTGGTGTGCGATTTGGATATGGCCTTCCTGCACGGCGGCCTGCCCCAGCTGGAGCGGGACGCCCTCTGGCAGCCGGTCGAGCGCCCGGAGCCGGACTTCCCCGCGCCGCTGGACCTGAAGGACGATTTAAAGCAAATTTTAGGCTCCTGGAACGTGTGCAGCAAGGAGTGGGTCATCCGCCAGTACGACCATGAGGTGCAGGGCACCAGCGTGCTCAAGCCGCTGGTGGGCGTCACTAACGACGGCCCCGGCGATGCGGCTATCATCAAGCCCCTGGCCGATTCCCCTAAAGGCATCGTTGTCTCCAACGGCATCAACCCCAAATACGGCGATATCGATACCTACTGGATGGCGGCCTCCGCCATTGACGAGGCGCTGCGGCAGGTCATCGCCGTGGGCGGCACCCTGGACGAGCTCGCCCTGCTGGACAACTTCTGCTGGGGCAACCCGGAAAAGCCGGACCGCCTCGGCGCGCTGGTGCGGGCGGCCCAGGCCTGCTATGATATCGGCACCGTTTACGGCACGCCCTTCATCTCCGGCAAGGACAGCCTCTATAACGAGTACGATACCGGCGCCGGCACCATCTGCATCCCCCACACCCTGCTCATCTCCGCCATGGGCGTCATGGAAGACGTCAGCAAGGCGGTCACCATGGACTGCAAAAACGCCGGCGACCTTATTTACATCGTCGGCGCTACCTATAACGAGCTGGGCGGCTCGCATTACTACGCCGCGCACGGCTTCATCGGCAACAGCGTGCCCAAAGTCGATGCGGCCAAAGGCAAGATATTAATGAATGCCCTTTCCGGCGCGATGCAGCACGGGCTGGTCAAAGCCTGCCATGACCTTTCCGAGGGGGGATTAGGCGTGGCGGCGGCGGAAATGGCCTTTGCCGGCGGGCTGGGTATGGCTTTAAAACTGAAAGACGTGCCGCTGGGTGAAACCGTTGCCCGTGACGACTATCTTCTGTTCTCGGAATCCAACACCCGTTTCCTGGTGGAAGTAGCCCCCAAAGACAAAAAAGACTTTGAAAGCGCCCTCTCCGGCGTGGCCTGCGCGGAAATCGGGCGGGTGATGAAGGATAAAAAGCTGGAGATAACCGGCCGCAAAGGTAAAATTATCCTGACCGCGGATATCGCCGAGCTTAAAGAAGCCTGGCAGAAACCCCTGAGATGGTAG
- the prxU gene encoding thioredoxin-dependent peroxiredoxin (Most members of this family contain a selenocysteine.) has protein sequence MPEEFKPGCQRPPIKKPAIAAATVAATIEREVKQAMVQVGKPAPDFTAPSFHNGKFMNIGLSEYKGKWVLLCFYPGDFTFVUATEISAVAEKHAELQSLGVEVLSVSVDSIYVHKMWNEHELSKMINKDIPFAMLSDQDGSIGKLYGIYDDDTGVETRGRFIIDPDGKIQGFEVLTPSVGRNVSESLRQIKAFQLVRNSQGTEATPSGWKPGKPTLKPSPELVGNVWKVWQVRQAFDD, from the coding sequence ATGCCTGAAGAGTTCAAGCCTGGCTGCCAGAGACCGCCGATTAAAAAACCGGCGATTGCGGCCGCTACTGTTGCCGCAACAATTGAAAGGGAGGTAAAACAAGCTATGGTACAAGTTGGAAAACCGGCGCCGGATTTTACAGCCCCCTCGTTTCACAACGGCAAATTCATGAACATCGGCCTTTCCGAATACAAAGGGAAATGGGTGCTGCTGTGTTTTTACCCGGGAGATTTCACCTTTGTGTGAGCTACGGAAATTTCAGCGGTTGCTGAAAAACATGCTGAGCTTCAGAGCCTGGGCGTTGAGGTGCTGTCCGTCAGCGTTGACAGCATTTACGTCCACAAGATGTGGAATGAACACGAGCTGTCGAAGATGATTAATAAGGACATCCCCTTCGCTATGCTGTCGGACCAGGATGGAAGTATCGGTAAACTTTACGGGATATACGATGATGATACCGGCGTGGAAACCCGCGGCAGGTTCATCATTGACCCGGACGGTAAAATCCAGGGCTTTGAGGTCCTGACACCGTCGGTCGGCCGTAATGTCAGCGAGTCTCTCAGGCAAATCAAGGCCTTCCAGCTGGTGCGTAATTCCCAGGGCACGGAAGCCACTCCCTCCGGCTGGAAACCCGGTAAACCTACTTTAAAGCCGTCGCCGGAACTGGTGGGCAACGTGTGGAAGGTGTGGCAGGTCCGGCAGGCGTTTGATGATTAG
- a CDS encoding catalase, with translation MAKNKKTYTTGFGAPVDNDQNSRTAGNPGPILMQDTHLLEKLGHFDRERIPERVVHAKGAGAHGYFEVTADVTKYTRAKFLSEIGKRTEVFARFSTVGGERGSADAERDPRGFALKFYTEEGNYDMTGNNTPVFFIRDPLKFPDFIHTQKRHPGNNLKDATMFWDFLSLTPESVHQVTILFSDRGTPFNFRHMNGYSSHTYKWYNARGKYFWVKYHFKTEQGIKNLTRDEATEMKGKDPDHATRDLHQAIEKKDYPSWRLEMQIMTPEQVDKYRFDSFDVTKVWFHADVKPVTIGRLVLNKNPENYFAEVEQAAFSPANFVPGIAASPDKLLQGRLFSYHDTHLHRLGPNYQLLPINRPKNAKVENYQRDAPMAFGDNGGGGPNYYPNSFGGPEPDAGSGEPPFEVSGQAARQPYTHPNDDAFQAGELYRRVMTDVDRDHLIGNITTHLCNAQKRIQLRQAAVFYKSDPDYGTRVAKGLKLDVKQVKSLAEMTTEERAKATAEK, from the coding sequence ATGGCTAAAAACAAAAAGACCTATACCACCGGCTTCGGCGCGCCCGTGGACAACGACCAGAATTCCCGCACCGCCGGCAATCCCGGCCCTATCCTCATGCAGGATACCCACCTGCTGGAAAAGCTGGGGCACTTTGACCGCGAGCGCATCCCGGAACGCGTCGTTCACGCCAAGGGCGCCGGCGCGCACGGCTACTTCGAGGTGACCGCGGATGTCACTAAGTACACCCGGGCCAAATTCCTTTCGGAAATCGGCAAGCGCACCGAGGTCTTCGCCCGCTTTTCCACCGTGGGCGGGGAAAGGGGTTCCGCCGATGCCGAACGCGACCCCCGCGGCTTCGCCCTCAAGTTCTACACGGAAGAGGGCAACTACGATATGACCGGCAACAATACGCCGGTATTCTTTATCCGCGACCCGCTGAAGTTCCCGGACTTCATCCACACCCAGAAACGCCACCCGGGCAATAACCTCAAGGACGCAACCATGTTCTGGGACTTTCTTTCCCTGACGCCGGAGTCCGTCCACCAGGTTACCATCCTCTTCTCCGACCGCGGCACGCCGTTTAATTTCCGGCACATGAACGGCTATAGCTCCCATACCTATAAGTGGTACAACGCCAGGGGCAAGTACTTCTGGGTGAAATACCACTTCAAGACGGAGCAGGGCATTAAAAATCTCACCCGTGACGAGGCCACCGAAATGAAGGGCAAAGACCCCGACCACGCCACCCGTGACCTCCATCAGGCCATCGAGAAGAAAGACTATCCCTCCTGGCGACTTGAAATGCAGATCATGACCCCGGAGCAGGTGGACAAGTACCGCTTTGACTCTTTTGATGTCACCAAGGTCTGGTTCCATGCGGACGTCAAGCCTGTCACCATCGGGCGGCTGGTGCTGAATAAAAACCCGGAGAACTACTTCGCGGAGGTGGAGCAGGCCGCTTTCTCCCCCGCCAACTTCGTCCCCGGCATCGCCGCTTCCCCGGACAAGCTGCTCCAGGGCCGCCTCTTTTCCTATCACGATACCCACCTCCACCGCCTTGGCCCCAACTACCAGCTTTTACCCATCAACCGTCCCAAGAATGCTAAAGTGGAAAACTACCAGCGGGACGCTCCCATGGCCTTTGGCGATAACGGCGGCGGCGGGCCCAACTACTACCCCAACAGCTTCGGCGGGCCGGAGCCGGACGCCGGCTCCGGCGAGCCGCCTTTCGAGGTTTCCGGCCAGGCGGCGCGGCAGCCTTATACCCATCCCAACGACGATGCCTTCCAGGCCGGCGAGCTTTACCGCCGCGTCATGACGGATGTTGACCGCGACCACCTTATCGGCAATATCACCACCCACCTCTGCAACGCGCAAAAGCGCATCCAGCTCAGGCAGGCGGCCGTCTTCTATAAATCCGACCCCGATTACGGCACCCGCGTCGCCAAGGGTCTCAAGCTGGACGTCAAACAGGTCAAGAGCCTGGCGGAAATGACCACGGAAGAGCGCGCCAAAGCCACCGCGGAAAAATAA
- a CDS encoding rubrerythrin family protein: MSKSVKGTQTEKNLLTAFAGESQARNRYTFFASAARKEGYEQIANVFTETAGNEKEHAEIFFKYLEGGDVEITASYPAGVIGDTAANLEAAANGEKMEWSQIYADMGKTARAEGFIKIATSFKEISEVEEFHEKRYRKLHKNVVNGEVFKRKTPVRWHCTNCGYIHEGTEPPKICPACQHPQAYYELLTENY, from the coding sequence TTGAGTAAATCGGTCAAGGGAACACAGACGGAGAAAAACCTTTTAACGGCGTTCGCCGGGGAGTCCCAGGCGCGCAACCGCTACACTTTCTTTGCCAGCGCCGCCCGCAAAGAGGGCTACGAGCAGATTGCCAACGTCTTCACGGAGACGGCCGGCAATGAGAAAGAGCACGCGGAGATATTCTTTAAATACCTGGAGGGCGGGGACGTGGAAATCACCGCGTCTTATCCGGCCGGGGTCATCGGGGACACCGCCGCCAACCTGGAAGCGGCCGCCAACGGGGAAAAGATGGAGTGGAGCCAGATTTACGCGGACATGGGCAAGACCGCCCGCGCGGAAGGCTTTATCAAGATAGCCACGTCCTTTAAAGAAATCTCGGAAGTGGAAGAGTTCCACGAAAAACGCTACCGCAAGCTGCACAAAAACGTGGTCAACGGCGAGGTCTTCAAGAGAAAGACCCCGGTGCGCTGGCACTGCACCAACTGCGGCTACATCCATGAAGGCACCGAGCCGCCCAAGATATGTCCCGCCTGCCAGCACCCCCAGGCTTACTACGAGCTGCTGACGGAAAACTATTAG